One Panicum virgatum strain AP13 chromosome 3N, P.virgatum_v5, whole genome shotgun sequence DNA segment encodes these proteins:
- the LOC120665023 gene encoding UDP-glycosyltransferase 73C4-like → MASPSPQREKLRILLIPFFATSHIGPFADLAFHLAAARPGVVEATVAVTPANVPVLRSALARRGPGHHAAVQIKTYPFPSVDGLPPGVENHSTVGPADGWRIDAAGGDERLMRPGHEGLIRDCSPNAVVSDILFYWNADIAASVGVPCVTFHVMGAFPMLALYTMMGADTTKAAGGVVTLPEFLGPNIRIPVTELPADARSQQPDVVRAKGAQLGSAHSSCFGLVVNTFFDLEDRYCDMYVHHMKRAYFVGPVSLPPPSQLAAGDDGSRCIDWLDRKPARSVVYLCFGSLSHVSNPQLRELALGLEASGKPFLWVVRSEALVLPEGWKERVGDRGMVVTRWAPQTAILAHPAVGAFVTHCGWNSVLETVVAGVPVLTWPMVFEQFITERFVTEVLKIGERLWPEGAGVRSTRYEEHELIPSEAVARAVARFMEPEGAGDAARSRVKELSAKAHAAMAEGGYSHGDLRRLIDDLIQERTAGAGTRSDTLV, encoded by the coding sequence ATGGCTTCCCCTTCGCCGCAGCGCGAGAAACTCCGCATCCTTCTCATCCCCTTCTTCGCCACGAGCCACATCGGACCCTTCGCTGACCTCGCCTTCCACCTCGCCGCGGCCCGTCCGGGCGTCGTCGAGGCCACTGTAGCCGTCACCCCGGCGAACGTCCCGGTCCTCCGATCGGCGCTTGCCCGGCGCGGCCCCGGCCACCACGCCGCGGTCCAGATCAAGACGTACCCGTTCCCATCCGTGGATGGCCTCCCACCGGGGGTGGAGAACCACTCCACCGTCGGGCCTGCGGACGGATGGCGcatcgacgccgccggcggcgacgagcggcTGATGCGGCCGGGGCACGAGGGCCTCATCAGGGATTGCTCGCCCAATGCGGTCGTCTCCGACATACTCTTCTACTGGAACGCCGACATCGCCGCAAGTGTCGGCGTGCCGTGCGTCACATTCCACGTCATGGGGGCGTTCCCGATGCTGGCCCTGTACACTATGATGGGTGCTGACACGACGAAGGCTGCTGGCGGGGTGGTGACTCTTCCAGAGTTTCTGGGACCGAACATACGGATCCCAGTTACCGAGCTGCCTGCGGATGCGAGGAGCCAGCAACCAGACGTTGTACGCGCCAAGGGAGCCCAATTAGGTTCAGCACACAGTAGCTGCTTCGGACTCGTCGTGAACACTTTCTTCGATCTGGAGGACAGGTATTGCGACATGTACGTGCACCACATGAAACGCGCCTACTTCGTCGGGCCCGTGTCACTGCCGCCACCATCGCagctggccgccggcgacgacggctcAAGGTGCATCGACTGGCTGGATAGGAAGCCAGCCCGGTCGGTTGTATACTTGTGCTTCGGCAGCTTGAGTCACGTATCTAATCCTCAGCTCCGCGAGCTCGCCCTCGGGTTAGAAGCCTCCGGGAAGCCGTTCCTGTGGGTGGTCAGGTCGGAGGCTTTGGTGCTGCCGGAGGGATGGAAGGAGCGCGTCGGGGACAGAGGGATGGTCGTCACAAGGTGGGCCCCACAGACGGCTATCCTTGCACACCCGGCGGTGGGGGCGTTCGTGACccactgcgggtggaactcggTCCTGGAGACCGTCGTGGCCGGCGTGCCGGTGTTGACGTGGCCGATGGTGTTCGAGCAGTTCATCACTGAGAGGTTTGTGACGGAGGTGCTGAAGATTGGCGAACGTCTGTGGCCGGAGGGTGCCGGGGTGAGGAGCACGAGGTACGAAGAGCACGAGCTGATCCCGAGCGAGGCAGTGGCACGAGCGGTGGCCAGGTTTATGGAGCCCGAAGGGGCAGGGGACGCCGCGAGGAGCAGGGTCAAGGAGCTCTCCGCGAAGGCTcacgcggccatggcggaagGTGGGTACTCGCACGGCGACCTGCGCCGCCTGATTGATGATCTCATCCAAGAAAGAACGGCTGGTGCAGGGACGAGGTCTGATACTCTAGTTTGA